From a region of the Orcinus orca chromosome 18, mOrcOrc1.1, whole genome shotgun sequence genome:
- the LOC117197449 gene encoding translation initiation factor IF-2-like isoform X1, whose product MTVNRAALESPSCPGIYLTIYLSIYLSSPSCPGVPEKDLGRRDLTGVAQVFGWPVGQGSQSHPRTHGPPPARRSPRRRPRRTSPRRLRRGPRGSQQTRCEKREAGCAARGQSGGRRAGAGARSRGRGRPRGARIPQPASRARTGCSSGARGDCAASARFGNVPVEGGRPGSGEGPPALETLGRRAPRGGSPSGEARGPGRGREERRGPAGGGVGGNELRGGRWGAGRWAVAAEPPGARAGGRPAVSGWISGEDDGRYHPPTSACLLSPRSSPSRPLPGARSLPTQSCPRSCGPRARCAGSDVRTVFWVRLPAGG is encoded by the exons ATGACAG TTAACCGAGCTGCCCTGGAGTCGCCCAGTTGCCCAGgtatctatctaactatctatctatctatctatctatcgtcGCCCAGCTGCCCAGGTGTCCCGGAAAAAGACCTGGGCCGGCGGGACCTGACGGGCGTGGCGCAGGTCTTTGGGTGGCCAGTGGGGCAGGGCTCCCAGTCCCACCCTAGGACACACGGGCCCCCGCCTGCAAGGCGCAGCCCCCGCCGCAGGCCCCGCCGGACGTCCCCCCGCCGGCTGAGGAGGGGGCCGAGGGGCAGCCAGCAGACGCGATGTGAGAAGCGCGAGGCAGGCTGCGCAGCCCGAGGGCAGAGCGGCGGCCGCCGTGCAGGTGCGGGAGCGCGAAGCCGCGGACGAGGCCGGCCCCGGGGAGCTCGCATCCCGCAGCCTGCTTCCCGGGCGCGGACCGGCTGCAGCAGCGGGGCCCGAGGTGACTGTGCAGCCTCGGCCCGTTTCGGAAACGTGCCGGTGGAGGGCGGGAGGCCGGGCTCGGGAGAGGGGCCTCCGGCTCTAGAGACCCTCGGCCGGCGCGCGCCGCGGGGCGGGAGCCCCTCTGGGGAGGCCCGGGGTCCGGGCCGCGGCCGGGAAGAGAGGCGGGGGCCGGCcgggggcggggttggggggaacGAGCTCCGCGGGGGCCGGTGGGGGGCCGGCCGGTGGGCGGTGGCTGCAGAGCCTCCTGGTGCCCGGGCCGGGGGCCGACCCGCGGTGAGCGGCTGGATATCAGGTGAGGACGATGGACGGTACCATCCCCCGACCTCGGCCTGCTTGTTGAGCCCTCGATCCTCTCCCTCACGCCCCCTGCCCGGCGCTAGGTCATTGCCCACCCAGTCCTGCCCCCGGAGCTGCGGCCCCCGGGCCCGCTGCGCTGGGAGCGACGTCAGGACGGTCTTCTGGGTCCGCCTTCCCGCAGGAGGGTAG